A stretch of the Bacillus sp. FJAT-18017 genome encodes the following:
- the fabF gene encoding beta-ketoacyl-ACP synthase II → MANRRVVVTGIGAVTPLGLDAETTWKNIVAGKSGVGPLTRVNADEYPAKVAAQINDFNPESYLERKEARKMDRFTQYAIAASKMAFEDSGLAIVDENAHRVGVWIGSGIGGMETFETQFEVFQNRGYKRVSPFFVPMMIPDMAAGQVSIMLGAKGFNSCTVTACATGTNSIGDAFKVIQRGDADAMITGGTEAPITKMAVAGFCANTALSTNPDPGTASRPFDKNRDGFVMGEGAGILVLEELEHAKARGAKIYAEIVGYGATGDAYHITAPAPGGEGGVRAMRMAIEDAGLKPEEIDYINAHGTSTEYNDKYESLAIKEVFGPHAYNLAVSSTKSMTGHLLGAAGGVEAIFTVLAMRDSVLPPTINYETPDPECDLDYVPNEARTKEIKAAISNSLGFGGHNATLAFKKYE, encoded by the coding sequence ATGGCAAATCGTAGGGTAGTTGTAACAGGTATTGGCGCAGTGACGCCGCTTGGCCTTGATGCGGAAACAACATGGAAGAATATTGTTGCCGGTAAATCCGGTGTTGGACCACTTACAAGGGTTAACGCGGATGAATATCCTGCCAAGGTTGCTGCACAAATTAATGATTTCAATCCGGAAAGCTACCTGGAGAGAAAAGAAGCAAGGAAAATGGATCGTTTTACACAATATGCAATTGCCGCATCGAAAATGGCTTTTGAGGATTCCGGACTGGCAATCGTAGATGAAAACGCACATCGAGTTGGCGTTTGGATAGGCTCCGGTATAGGTGGAATGGAAACCTTCGAAACTCAATTTGAAGTTTTTCAAAATCGCGGATATAAAAGGGTTAGCCCGTTCTTTGTACCGATGATGATTCCTGACATGGCTGCAGGCCAGGTATCCATCATGCTAGGGGCAAAAGGCTTTAACTCCTGTACGGTAACAGCGTGTGCAACAGGGACTAACTCGATTGGTGATGCGTTTAAAGTCATCCAGCGCGGTGATGCAGATGCCATGATTACCGGGGGAACAGAAGCTCCAATCACAAAAATGGCTGTTGCTGGTTTCTGTGCAAACACTGCATTATCAACTAATCCGGATCCGGGAACTGCTAGCCGGCCGTTTGATAAAAACAGGGATGGCTTTGTAATGGGAGAAGGAGCGGGCATCCTCGTACTTGAAGAGCTGGAGCATGCAAAGGCACGAGGAGCAAAAATTTATGCCGAAATCGTCGGGTACGGTGCAACCGGGGATGCGTATCATATTACGGCCCCCGCTCCTGGTGGAGAAGGCGGCGTGCGGGCAATGAGGATGGCTATTGAAGATGCCGGCTTGAAGCCTGAAGAAATCGATTATATTAATGCTCATGGAACTAGCACGGAGTATAACGATAAATATGAATCATTGGCAATCAAAGAAGTGTTTGGACCACATGCATATAATCTGGCTGTCAGCTCGACAAAGTCGATGACAGGACATCTTTTAGGTGCCGCTGGCGGTGTTGAGGCTATCTTTACAGTTCTCGCGATGAGGGATTCAGTCCTTCCTCCGACCATCAATTACGAAACGCCTGACCCGGAATGCGACCTTGATTATGTCCCGAATGAAGCCAGGACGAAGGAAATCAAGGCGGCAATCAGCAATTCACTTGGATTTGGCGGCCATAATGCAACACTGGCTTTTAAAAAATATGAGTAA
- a CDS encoding beta-ketoacyl-ACP synthase III, whose product MRAGIIGIGKYVPETVVTNFDLEKRMDTSDEWIRTRTGIEERRIADASINTSDMAYQAALQALETAGVAAEEIDMILVATVTPDRPFPSVACMLQEKLGAKKAAAMDVSAACAGFMYGIITGKQFIETGVYKHVLIVGVEKLSKIVDWEDRNTAVLFGDGAGAVVLGPVSGDRGILSFELGADGTGGKHLYQEENIIMNGREVFKFAVRQMGESSLNVVKKAGLTKEDVDYLVPHQANIRIIEAARQRLELPVEKVSYTINKYGNTSAASIPISIVDDIAAGKIKDDDIVVMVGFGGGLTWGAIAIRWGK is encoded by the coding sequence ATGCGAGCTGGCATTATTGGAATAGGTAAATATGTTCCCGAAACAGTTGTTACAAACTTTGACCTTGAGAAAAGGATGGACACATCGGACGAGTGGATCCGTACCCGGACAGGAATAGAGGAAAGGCGGATTGCCGATGCCTCAATCAATACTTCGGACATGGCTTATCAAGCGGCGCTTCAGGCGTTGGAGACTGCAGGAGTAGCGGCGGAGGAGATTGATATGATCCTGGTCGCAACGGTGACTCCTGACAGGCCATTCCCTTCAGTAGCTTGCATGCTCCAGGAAAAGCTTGGCGCAAAGAAAGCTGCTGCCATGGATGTCAGCGCTGCTTGTGCGGGATTCATGTACGGCATCATTACAGGAAAGCAATTTATTGAAACGGGTGTCTATAAGCACGTATTAATAGTAGGCGTAGAAAAACTTTCTAAAATTGTTGATTGGGAAGACCGCAATACAGCCGTCCTCTTTGGTGATGGAGCTGGGGCTGTTGTGCTTGGACCGGTAAGCGGAGACAGAGGAATCCTGTCCTTTGAATTGGGAGCAGACGGTACCGGTGGGAAACACCTTTATCAGGAAGAAAACATCATTATGAATGGCCGGGAAGTATTCAAATTTGCTGTTCGCCAAATGGGCGAGAGCAGTCTGAATGTCGTGAAAAAGGCAGGGTTAACGAAGGAAGATGTCGACTATCTTGTCCCTCATCAGGCAAATATCCGGATTATTGAGGCAGCACGCCAGCGGCTTGAATTGCCAGTTGAAAAAGTGTCCTATACAATTAATAAATATGGGAATACATCTGCGGCATCGATTCCCATCTCGATTGTAGATGATATTGCAGCAGGCAAGATTAAGGATGATGATATCGTAGTAATGGTCGGATTTGGCGGAGGCCTCACCTGGGGTGCAATCGCGATAAGATGGGGAAAATAA